One region of Eupeodes corollae chromosome 1, idEupCoro1.1, whole genome shotgun sequence genomic DNA includes:
- the LOC129952778 gene encoding glucose-6-phosphate isomerase: MSGLPLLTTEPAYQKLQQYYNENGSKININELFAKDAGRFDKFSLRLKTPNDGDILLDYSKNRVTPEVWSMLLDLARSRKLEEARQAMFSGVHINITEDRAVLHTALRNRSSDAVLVDGKDVMPEVRAELQHMKEFTNQVLSGVWRGCTGKQIVDVVNIGIGGSDLGPLMVTEALKPYCKGLRSHFVSNIDGTHMAEVLKKVSYETTLFIIASKTFTTQETITNATSAKTWLLEHAKDPSAVAKHFVALSTNKEKVTAFGIDSKNMFGFWDWVGGRYSLWSAIGLSICLSIGFENFENLLEGAYYMDSHFKTAPLEANAPVILALLGVWYSNFYNAETHALLPYDQYLHRFAAYFQQGDMESNGKFVTKSSEVVNYNTGPIVWGEPGTNGQHAFYQLIHQGTRLIPCDFIAPAVTQNPIAGGIHHKILLANFLAQTEALMTGKSEAQAKAELEKAGMSGEKLEKLLPHKTFKGNRPTNSIVVKKVTPFTLGAIIAMYEHKIFTQGVIWDINSFDQWGVELGKQLAKAIEPELADGSPVSSHDGSTNGLINFIKSNW; the protein is encoded by the exons cttacGTTTGAAAACACCCAACGATGGTGATATTCTTTTGGATTACTCGAAAAATCGTGTCACCCCTGAAGTATGGTCTATGTTGTTGGATTTGGCCAGATCTCGTAAGCTTGAAGAAGCCCGGCAAGCTATGTTCTCTGGTGTACATATAAACATCACTGAAGATCGGGCTGTCTTGCATACAGCATTACGTAATCGGTCCAGCGATGCCGTCCTGGTTGACGGTAAAGACGTTATGCCAGAAGTACGTGCCGAATTGCAACACATGAAAGAGTTCACCAATCAAGTGCTCTCGGGAGTTTGGCGCGGATGCACTGGCAAACAAATTGTCGATGTGGTCAATATTGGTATTGGTGGCTCAGACTTGGGTCCATTGATGGTTACCGAAGCTCTCAAGCCTTACTGCAAGGGATTGAGATCACATTTTGTGTCAAATATTGATGGTACTCACATGGCAGAGGTTCTCAAGAAAGTTAGCTATGAAACAACTTTGTTCATTATCGCCTCAAAGACTTTTACAACCCAAGAGACAATCACTAATGCTACATCGGCAAAGACATGGCTATTGGAACATGCGAAGGAT ccCTCTGCAGTAGCTAAACATTTTGTTGCTCTCTCAACAAACAAAGAGAAAGTCACTGCTTTTGGAATCGACAGCAAGAACATGTTCGGCTTCTGGGATTGGGTTGGAGGACGCTATTCCCTATGGTCAGCAATTGGTCTATCGATTTGCCTATCAATtggttttgaaaactttgaaaatctATTAGAAGGAGCCTACTACATGGATTCACACTTTAAAACAGCACCATTGGAAgccaat GCACCTGTTATCCTAGCCCTTCTTGGAGTCTGGTACTCCAACTTTTATAACGCAGAAACACACGCTCTGCTGCCCTATGATCAATATTTGCATCGGTTTGCGGCTTATTTCCAACAGGGTGATATGGAAAGTAATGGCAAATTCGTAACCAAGAGCTCAGAAGTTGTAAACTACAATACCGGCCCAATTGTGTGGGGTGAACCCGGCACCAATGGCCAACACGCCTTCTATCAATTGATTCACCAGGGTACTCGTCTCATTCCTTGTGACTTTATTGCGCCGGCAGTCACTCAAAATCCAATCGCTGGCGGTATCCATCATAAAATTCTACTCGCCAATTTCTTGGCTCAGACTGAGGCATTGATGACAGGCAAGTCCGAAGCACAGGCCAAAGCCGAACTCGAAAAGGCCGGTATGTCTGGTGAGAAACTCGAGAAACTACTGCCACATAAAACATTCAAAGGCAATCGTCCAACTAATTCAATTGTTGTAAAGAAAGTCACACCCTTCACCCTTGGTGCAATTATTG CAATGTACGAACATAAAATCTTCACACAGGGTGTTATTTGGGACATCAACTCCTTCGATCAATGGGGCGTTGAATTGGGCAAGCAATTGGCTAAGGCAATTGAACCCGAATTAGCTGATGGCAGTCCAGTATCATCTCATGATGGCTCAACCAATGGCCTCATTAACTTCATTAAATCCAATTGGTAA
- the LOC129938663 gene encoding MRG/MORF4L-binding protein, which produces MTMSSKEKSEEMEWSAEEEIQLFFALEGLKPVGVNKHFYMACIADRLSRSLNRDIPAEQIWAHLRTLYNLDVLDEMEPLPFPNDQKDFSLPETEFSVLMSRKQAETEEKKINEASQSKPIEKPAVAAKVNVAPIKDLDKKIVAKLVEAPKRTPKRTRGSMSLESNSPSTTPPPLQAHKRRRI; this is translated from the exons ATGACTATGTCATCTAAGGAAAAATCCGAAGAAATGGAATGGTCTGCCGAAGAAGAAATCCAATTGTTTTTCGCATTGGAAGGCCTCAAGCCCGTCGgtgtaaataaacatttttacatgGCTTGCATCGCAGATCGACTATCGAGATCGTTAAATCGTGACATACCCGCCGAACAAATTTGGGCGCATCTACGCACGTTATACAATCTCGATGTTCTGGATGAAATGGAACCATTGCCATTTCCCAATGATCAGAAAGATTTCTCGCTTCCCGAGACCGAATTCAGTGTTCTGATGTCTCGAAAACAGGCCGAAACCGAAGAGAAGAAAATCAATGAGGCATCTCAATCAAAACCAATTg aaaaaccAGCAGTGGCGGCTAAAGTGAATGTTGCACCAATCAAGGATTTAGATAAGAAAATTGTTGCAAAGCTTGTCGAAGCTCCAAAACGCACACCAAAGCGGACCAGAGGGTCGATGTCATTGGAGTCGAATAGTCCCTCGACTACACCACCTCCATTACAAGCCCACAAGAGGAGACGAATCTAA
- the LOC129941971 gene encoding WD repeat-containing protein 43 produces the protein MALVEQHVSGFSPDGKLFALVNHLGILKIWDTETNELMQEFTPNLHLSSKCSAITWVEISAQKKHKKERKFLDAGSSLYIALATGTGGVSLYSYALGKIQSDLKGEGHLGKITSIFYDADETLYTCGEDCQVISWNLPKEKQINSFSIGNEKPQSIAYLPNSKNIVVGARQIKVFSLETCELAQTFTGHTSEVTILSTFAIDDTEYVISASKMERIICLWKIGKKGKNKSSSCTLLMEDIAQSLTCQLDDEGSIKLASVTRSGVIHVYLIPLDSIKAEKPIKPKVTIEIASDSTSAIQPIPAVAASLEHAMKGQILFCYGNTNFMTFEQIFPNYSEKLQVLVRADPKSRFMKKKKTDSTQIGSSLKTLTPYVDSKVEYTLGSVVSRKKLKAAEMPFESRLQNLNLNVGEKPEAQSNVQLLMQALHSKNRGMLMSVLTRTDPKVILKTLQKLPVQYVGSLVNELTLLMQKKRVNVEISAKWLKVLAKTHSSQLMALGSEDLLEKFGPCIGIIEHRASCLMEISKLNGRLQLLVSQIQRNKEEDNLDNENALIYADTDSSNSDIEDGMETKSVSDDEWEEDEDSAEEMETES, from the exons ATGGCGCTCGTTGAACAGCACGTGTCGGGATTTTCTCCGGACGGAAAACTCTTTGCCTTGGTTAATCATCTTGGAATCCTCAAGATATGGGACACAGAAACAAACGAGTTAATGCAGGAGTTCACCCCGAACTTGCATTTAAGTAGCAAATGTAGTGCAATTACTTGGGTCGAAATATCTGCCCAGAAAAAG CATAAAAAGGAACGTAAATTTTTGGATGCTGGTTCTTCACTCTATATCGCATTGGCTACAGGCACAGGAGGTGTGTCTCTTTATTCCTATGCCCTGGGAAAG ATTCAAAGTGATCTAAAAGGTGAAGGTCACTTGGGTAAAATCACTTCGATATTCTACGATGCAGATGAAACTTTGTACACCTGCGGTGAGGACTGCCAGGTGATTTCTTGGAATCTACCAAAGGAGAAACAAATAAACTCCTTTTCCATTGGAAATGAAAAACCCCAAAGCATAGCATATCTTCCAAATTCTAAAAACATCGTAGTTGGAGCCAGACAGATAAAAGTCTTCTCATTGGAGACCTGCGAACTGGCCCAAACTTTCACAGGACACACCTCAGAAGTAACGATTTTGAGTACGTTTGCTATAGACGATACCGAATATGTCATTTCTGCTTCGAAAATGGAACGGATCATATGTCTGTGGAAGATTGGCAAGAAGGGGAAAAATAAGTCGTCCTCGTGCACTCTACTCATGGAAGACATAGCTCAGTCGTTAACCTGTCAGTTAGATGATGAGGGCAGTATAAAACTAGCCAGTGTTACTAGAAGTGGAGTTATTCACGTGTACTTGATTCCATTGGATAG CATTAAAGCAGAAAAACCAATTAAACCAAAAGTCACAATCGAGATCGCTTCAGATAGCACTTCTGCCATTCAACCGATTCCTGCTGTAGCTGCTTCCCTGGAACATGCTATGAAAGGTCAAATCCTTTTTTGCTATGGCAATACGAATTTTATGACATTCGAACAGATT TTCCCTAACTATAGCGAGAAGCTACAAGTACTTGTGCGAGCTGATCCAAAATCCcgttttatgaagaaaaagaagacgGACTCAACCCAAATCGGCTCTTCCTTGAAAACTCTCACTCCTTATGTTGATTCAAAAGTTGAATATACTTTGGGATCGGTGGTTTCGAGGAAAAAACTAAAAGCTGCCGAAATGCCTTTTGAATCGAggttacaaaatttgaatctgAACGTTGGGGAGAAGCCAGAAGCACAGAGTAATGTACAACTGCTAATGCAAGCATTGCATAGCAAAAATCGTGG AATGCTGATGTCAGTTTTAACTAGAACCGATccaaaagttattttgaaaacattgcaAAAACTACCTGTGCAATATGTTGGAAGTCTCGTAAACGAGTTAACCCTTTTGATGCAGAAGAAGCGAGTGAA TGTTGAAATATCAGCTAAATGGTTAAAGGTTCTTGCAAAAACGCATTCAAGTCAATTGATGGCTTTAGGCTCTGAAGACTTATTGGAGAAATTTGGACCATGTATTGGTATCATAGAGCATAGAGCGAGTTGCTTGATGGAAATTTCTAA gcTAAACGGACGATTACAATTACTTGTTAGCCAAATTCAACGCAACAAAGAGGAAGACAACTTAGATAATGAGAATGCATTAATATATGCCGACACAG